Within the Miscanthus floridulus cultivar M001 chromosome 17, ASM1932011v1, whole genome shotgun sequence genome, the region gagaaggcttatgataaaataccaaggaatgttatgtggtgggctttggacaaacataaagtctcaacgaagtacgtcgggctcattaaggacatgtacagcaatgttgtgactagagttcgaacaagtgatggagacacggatgacttcccgattaggataggactacatcaagggtcagctttgagcccttatttatttgctttagtgatggatgaggtcacaagggacatacaaggggacatcccttggtgtatgcttttcgcggacgatgtagtgctagttgatgaaagccggacaggagtgaatcagaaactggagttatggcgggagactttggagtccaaaggttttagacttagtagaactaaaactgagtatatgagatgtgacttcggcactactactcgggaggagaaagatgttagtttggaaggtcaagtagtgcctaggaaggataccttttgatatttaggatcaatgctacagagggacggggatattgatgaagatgttagccatagaatcaaagcagggtggatgaagtggcggcaagcgtctggtgtcctatgtgacaaaagggtaccacagaagctaaaaggcaagttttataggacggcgattagacctgctatgttgtatggtgcagaatgttggcctacaaaaagacgacatattcaacagctaagtgtcgcggaaatgcgtatgttgcgttggatttgcggtcatacaagaagggatcgagttcggaacgatgatatacgtgagagattaggggtagcgccaattgaagaaaagcttgtctaacaccggttgagatggtttggacatgtgcaacggagacctccagatgcaccgctgcgtagtggaatcctaagtcaggatagtaacgtgaagagagacagaggaagaccgagacttgggtagaggcaataaaaggagacttgaaaggatggaatatacccaaagacttagccttagataggagtgcttggaagacagctattcacgtgcctgaaccttgattgtttctgttgggtttcaactctagcctaccccaacttgtttgggacttaaaggctttgttgtcgttgttgttgctgctgctagcTGTTAACAATTTGATGTTGGACTTTGACCATCTTGCCAAGTGCAGATTACCAAATCCAACAACCTGCTCCTCTACGATCAAGCTGAGGAATCAATTCAACATATACTTGTCTCCTGCATATTCACTCAGCAAGTCCGGGCATTAACCTTTCAAGAAGCTACATTTGATTGCAGTTGCACCATAAGGTTCACACATTCATTTCTCAAGTTAGTGGTGCCAAGACATCAAGGGCGTTGTTCCTAAAGAACTACAAAAGAGTCCGAAGTTGTTGATTATCCTTAGTGGCTTGGGAGCTTCTTTTGGAAGCAACTTGCAGATTTTGTTTTCAATGGCACTAGTCCAAATTTCAGTGATCATCAAACAGTGACAAAAGAAAGTAGTCTCCGGTGTTTAGCTAGGGCCCATGTGCTCCAGGAGCTTCTCCTAGTCACTTGCCCCGGATACTTAGTCCATCGTCACTAATCTGGTTGTGTAAAAGTCTGTGTGGCGTCTAGTTAATTTATCTAAAAGGGTGTGTCTGTGTGTGCACATGTGTGTgtgtgagggggggggggggtctcttTCGTACTTTATTGTCTCTTCATAAAGAAATTGATCAAAGCTCTTCTgcgttttccaaaaaaaaacaaaGTAACTACTTTTTTTCTGgaatacgcaggagagctgcatatcattgcattaagaaagGGGATAAAAGGCTTATATAGCCATACAACAGCACACACACCAACTTTACACACCGTCTCTAGGTTACATACGTGCCTGTTAAAACTGTAAAAAGTCGACCTCCCTCAACAGGCGCTGCTAAACCCCAGGTCGAGCAGCGACCAGTTCACTAATGCCTTTAGCGCCTGCCAACCACCAGAGAGCAGCTTCTTCTTGTGCAAGGAGAAGCACCCGCTCTATCCTAGGCGAGGCACCATTGAACACAATATCATTTCTCTCCTTCCAAAGCATCCAGGCTCCTAGCATGACCAATGAATTGAATCCTCTCTTGGTTCTTTTGTCAAGAGTGCTACCGGCTTGTTGCCACCAGTCAAAGAACCCAGTGGCAGATGGCTGAGGTGCAATATCCGGGAGTGCAAAGGTGCAAAGTAATTGAAACCAGAATTGCCGAGAGAAGACACAGGAACAGAGGAGGTGCTGAATGGTTTCATCCTCTTGGTCGAACTACTAAACTACCCACAATGACACATGGGAAACCTAAAGCAATCATTTCGCCTAGTTTACTCAGCCATGCTTTCTGAGAAAGAACTATCAGTGAGGAACCCAGAAAACTAAAAAGACATTGAAACATATACTAGTACAAAGCAAGGTGTTACTTACCTTactaggtttagtatttttctcgAAATTAGGTCTCCACTCGCAATCCATGCCAATAATTTTACAAGCTTCAATATTACTTGTTGCATTAAGCAGTCCATTGATCTCATCAACCCAGACAATTTCTTCCACATCCAATTTCTTTAGATCTAAGTAATCAGATACACAGAAAACCTTCTCCGGAACTGCCTTGCACATCGTAAATAATTGCATCAAGAATAGAAATATAATGAAGACAGTAAAAGGTAGCAAATCATGTGAatcttttttttaaaatattgttCATAACTGTTCAAATAAATTAGGGTGGGACTGcaaaatgggatgacaacaaaaaCACAATACACAAGTTCAAATTGGAATGCTAGATCAACTGAATTCATGGCTCAATTTTCACCTCGCgtcatgtcattcatccataAACAAGAGAATCCTGATGGGATTCATCAGCAATCAGCATGTATtgtccaaaactaaactagagtaAAATTAAAACATTTTTTTCTCGAAACACACAGGAGAGTTGTATATCATTACATTAAAGAAGAAAGGGAAAGTACAACACACAAAAATAAACGTTTTAGAGATTACATGTGTTGCCGTGAAGAGTAAAAAAGACCTCAAAAACTACTGTCTATGCCAAAAAAAATTATCATCAGCTAACTTTGTATCCACTCAAGATGTCATATTTTCTCTCCTCTTCCAgtgttggtgatttttccttgtAGCAGTAAATTTTTTGTTTATAAATGTTTAGAGTTCCATATACAATTTTGCAACTAGTTAGCAATATTCTGTAAGCTGGTTTTCTGCTGCCAAGTCATCTATGCAGTAGTAGCACAAAACAACAGTCATAGAGCCCGTAGGCTCCTGTGAACCAATTGTGTTTTGTTTTGAAAGTCTTGTGAATCGGATGTCAAATAGCCCAATCTCCCATGAACTGTTTAAATGTCCTTTTGAGAATTGAGAGGCTTGTAACACACATCTTCATGATACTTTTTTTATTAGACATCCCAGCTTTTGAAGTTCCACTTCCACCAGAAAGTCATAAACTTTATCGCTCTAGTGGTTATATAATCCCAATGAAACATAAgttgagtgtttttttttataacTATGATAAATGTGTGGTCCTATAACATAagctactactccctccgttccaaaatataagatgttttggcgtttctagatacatagcttttgttatgcacttagatatacactatgtctaaatacatagtaaaagcaatgaatcttcaaaagccaaaatgtcttataacttggaatggagggagtatttaccACTATAAGAAATGACTACTAATTAACAAAATATGCCTCTGTAACTTAATGTTGGATAATTAACTTTCTAGCCTCCTAGCTTACCCAAAGAATCAACATAACTTTCAAGAGAGTATCGCTGGCAAAGCTCATCAACTTTCTCCATATAACCAGCTTCCATTGCTAAATATACCTACACCAGAAGATCTGTTAAATTGCATTTTCATGACACATGATGTTTATTAGCAAGAGAATATATCAATATAGTCATTTTATAGAACATGGGGATCGTATTTCTACGAACTACACCAGAAGATCTGTTAAATTGCATTTTCATGACACATGATGTTTATTAGCAAGAGAATATATCAATATAGTCATTTCATAGAACATGGGGATCATATTTCTACGAACTATCATGTGTGCCCAACACATAACCAGAAGAAGGTAATTCTCCTCGCCAGTTCATCCAAAAAGAAATGCAGGGGCATATAGATTCCTTGCCTAGATCAAATGAATCTTCCTAAAGCAAATGCATCTGTCTTCTGGTATATCTAACCAAAACATTGATTGTGGCAATGTGGACACACATTACCAGGTATTCCAGGAGTTTTGTTTCCTTCTTGGCCCTAGTTTCTGCAATATCCCAGCATCCTTTCTCAGCCAACTTCTTTACTAAACTGCAAATAGTAAAATGTTTCACAATTCTAGAAGTTTGGTAAAGAATTTATATGTAGGTGTAGGGACTTTGAAGCGAGCAACAGGAATGTCACCTCTCTTTATACAAATAGTTAACATCTGGGAACTCTTCAGTGAGTTCATGTTCTTTGACCAATTTGTTCGCACTCTTCAGCATTTTTATATCTAGATACTTTTGAATGACTAAAGATATCATTTCCTTGCCCATGAAAGTAGCACACTCCTCTGCAATCTCTAATTGATTGTTTTCAATCAATTTTATGATAAAGGACTCGTCACAGCATTGGATGGAAAAACGTGTTATTAGAGCCACAGCGACTGCATTGGATTCTGATTCCATACAGCGCTTTACTTGCTGTCTGAGATGTTCCCTTGCTTTCATTAGATCATCATCATCCAACTCTGAACCATACAAAGCATGAGCCACGTCTCTCAACTCAATTTCAAATGTCTCAAGAAGCTTGATCAATATGCGGTTCTCATGGGGTACAACAGAATCAAGGATATCAAGAACAAGTTGTACGGCAAGGTGCTTTGCCTCCAAGAAATCTTTCTGTACTGATTCCACAGATTTCAAGTGCCTTAAAGAGGATGTCAACATATGGCTGAACCCTTCAGAATAAGTTTTCCCCAGCAGAGGTACAATATACATACACTGGACAACATATGTGAACGGGCCTGGCTGTGGACCATTATGCAATGCCACTTTTACCAGCTGCATGAGGATCTTAAACTTTGAGGTTGCTTTGTTCGTACCTGAGTTAAAAGGTAACAAAAAATAAGAGCCTCACATGTCAGCATAACCAAGCATTATAAAAGCTATAAACAAGATAATTAAGGGTTATAACAAACtgcatttaaaaaaatatataaatttcaGAGAACAATTGGTTTTTACATAAACTGTAATTTATTTGTAAGCATTACTACCATCAGTCAAATTTTAATAAAAATTCCGTAATAGTGATTGAAATCATATTGTGATTATTAAAATTGTACTCTGTCCCTCCAATTACAGATTCCATAGGAACTGATAAGGAAAAACAGTAGTTAACAATATACAAATGGGATGGGATGATTGTCTCCTCTCAGAAGCTCTTTTAGAAGATTCGCTTAGAGGATTAGACTTCACAGTGAAACAAGATCAGCAGCAGAGTAGATTTCAACAGTGAAGGATTATAGATAGTGAAACATGCAATTTATTTGTAGGCATACCATATCCATAGCAGTCCTTTAAGAGATAAATAAAAGTGGCTGCAGGGACGTGTGATAGATCAGAAAATGCATGTAAACGTATGGAGCGCTGCTCATCGTGCTGATTAGTTTCAGGGCCTTCTGGAGTAACTTGTTCAAAATAACCCATGCTTCAAAGCACAGCTAGCCTGTATAGAACAGCACAGATCTGGAATCAAACATCAAGAATGCAACTTTCTTTCCATGAAAAATATACTTCTTGTTTGGCCTATGCTTCTATTGGACATGAAAGTACTGTgtatttcatcttcatctacttcAAAGCAACTCTGTATTGTACTCTAGCACATGAACAAactctacaacaacaacaaagccttttagtcccaagcaagttggggtaggctagagttgaaacccaacatgagcccctagtcacggttcaggcatgTCAATAGCTGCTTTCAGGCGCTCCTATCCAAACAAAGATCTCTAGGTGTATCCCAACCctttaaatctctttttattgcctatttCAGTAATATACTGGACCAAGTCTGAATCGATCAACACTAGCACATTaacaaaattcaaccaaattccATTTTACTGATCTTAATCTACTCTGTATTGTACAGTTGTGCATCAATGTCTATTTCATAAGTTCAGCACATGAACAAAAATACAATCACTGAATCACTATCTGCAGAACGAGATTGGAGATTGTATGCAGGAGAGCAGGAGGGAGGACAGAGGAGGCTCACTGCGGCGGCTCGGCCGGTGGTCGGTGATCGGCGGTCGCCCGGTCGGCGGTCGGCTGGACGGCTGCAGCTCCAGCCTCCAGCGGCGCCGCGCCGTGGCCGACGCAGATCTAGGCGGAGTCCTGGAGACGCTGCGATGGCGCGTGCGGATTACGGGGGACGTCGGCGACCTGGTCCGGTCGGATGGCCAGACCGCCAGAGGGCGCGCGGCCACAGAACCCTAGGCGCTCGGTCGCTACCCTGCACCGCGGGATCACTCCCTCCCTCCGCCCGCTGAATCAAGTGAGAGTTATCTCAAACATTTTTTTACCGAATTTATTTATAGAaaaaacattaaaaatttatagcACCAAATCAATATTATTATTAGATACAGTACACTACAAATTATAtttcataatttatttatttaatatcataaatactGATATATTCTTTATAAAGACAACTCTAAAAAATAATTTAGTTTACCACTACTAGTTAAGTGTTCGTGCATTGGCAAAACAAATACGGAATCGCATGGCATACAACCTCCTTCATTGGAACTATACAACCACCATcattgaaactaaaacatgtacTTTTTGTTAATTGCTAAAACATGTATTTAGGCCAATACCAATACAaattttatttgcatttaatAGGATGATATATCAGTAAAAAATGTTGACGCCACACAGGAATtatgaggagagagaggagatgagaatATTCAGATGAAACACGGTGTGCACAGTTACCAATTTATCGAAAACAAAGTGAATAAACTCCATCGAGAAGTGTTTTCTTTTCGTTCCCACATGTTAGAAACTGAGTAAAACTCTACTAAAaacatttcatttcatttcattttataaTACCATGCAATAATTAAATATGCAAGCCTATAAAAGTGTGAAATGAAATTATGCATTACATAtcctgttttattttattttctacaaCTTCATGGCATACGAGTACAATTTTCCATAAGATTTATTTCGTAACTTAAATAAAGAATCATAAAAGCACAATTGCAACACATAATTTAATAAATGCTAGAATATGCCCCACAAATTATATTGCTGCATGGATTGCGAAGAAATTGAATTAAATTGAGTAGAGATGATGTATGTGAATAGCTTTCAATTAAGACCCTGTTTGGATGCCTAGGTGATTATAATAATCAGATTATATAATCAAATTTTGTTTCAAATAGGAATGATTATATGATAGATAGTATAATCAAAATTGTTAATTATCATAATCCCAATATCCAGGATGAGACTAGGTTATAGGAGATTATGGATGCTAAAAGTCCAATTTACCCCCAACCAATTGTTCAACTTGTCAAATTATAAAGGATAAGATAGGAATTTCTCATTTGAACCAACCATAATCAATCACCCCTAATCCAAAGATCCAAACACTCTTATTATTATTATCCATAATCCTAATTATTATAATTCTATGCATAATCTAGATTATTATAATCTAGCTATGATCCAAACATGCTCTAAGAGATTGGAAGTTAGTGAGATGCTAAGACTATTAGTGGAAGATGATGTAAATAGTTAGTGGGGAATGATGTGGATAACTTGCGCGTTGAGATAGACTTGTAGTAAGGATTAGTTTTAGAatggatatagatatagatataaatatataaatataaatatagatatagcAATGGCAACATCCAGCACTAGCAATAAGGaacacttttttttttattttctacgaCACTCTCAAGCGCGATGGCAATGTCAAAAAAATCACTACAAAAGTGACAATAGTTTACATAGGCACTTCAAATATCTGTATTTTTTTTTGGACAAAAACGTTTGAAAGccctgtttttttttcctttttttttgagcAATGGTGATTTTTTCCTTCTCTTTCGGATCAGCTGAATTTGGGCCTAATTCTATTCCAGCAAGGGAAAGAAGCCCAAAAGCAAAGATCCCTTTCTTCAACCCGTGCTCTACTTTAATTCCCACCTTTGCCCTTTGCTCACTCACAAAGGGTGGGTCCCACCGTCCACCAACAAAAAAAACGAACGACTGTTGCCCGAATCTCCCGTGCTTTCCTAcccatctctccctccctccgcctccgcctccgtctCCGCTCACCGCTCATCGCTCATGGGCGACTACCACCGTCCCTACCGGGGCGACCTCCGCTCACCGCCGTCCTCCGTGCCGGACCCGGCCTTCGCGCACGCCAACGGCTACTTCTCCTCTTCCGCCTCCCCGCACTCCCACAACGGCTACTTCTCTCCCGTCTTCTCCAAGAATGACGCTTTCCCTGGGACCGGCGCTGGCGCAGGCGGCGACCGGCGGATCGAGATCTACACCACGGCGCCTCCTCCGCACCTTCCCCCGCCACCCGGTCACACGCTGGCGCTGCCCCCGCCGCCGGGGTGGAAGGAGGGGCGactgggtggaggaggaggcggcggtggcgccggcgccggcaggaaaggtggaggtggaggcggcgggACCAGCATGTGGTGCCTCAGCGACCCGGAGATGAAGCGGCGGCGAAGGGTGGCGAGCTACAAGGCCTACTCGGTGGAGGGCAAGGTGAAGGCGTCGCTGCGCCGCGGCCTCCGGTGGTTCAAGGGCAAGTGCTCTGAGATCTTCCACCATGGATGGTAACCTCTGATGGCTGGCCGGTTCTCCCTTCTTGGACGGTGGCAGGCCCCCCAAGAAAGGAACCAAACTTCTGAATATGTTTGCGAtttagttttctttttcttttgaagATAATGATGCTCCTGCTCCAGATGTCTAtctttctatctatctatctatctgttcGCCTACTAATTCGAAATGGATTTGAGATTGTGAGTGTATATTCGAGCTATTTTGCAAGGGATGCGTACTCTGAACACTTCTGCGGATTGATCTGTTAGTGCTACTGCTGGTGTCATACTTGTTAGTGCTACTGCTTTGTTTTGTCATACTTGCAATCGAGCCTCAGAATTTGTTTGCATTGATAGGATAGTCAGGAATTTATGACATGTTTGTTGAGATTGGCTTTTTCATCGTTTCtattgcttgttctgtgagtttgTTGAGATTGGCCCGTTAGCTTGGcaggctgaaattggctgaaaaaaaaAAAGCCAAAGCTGCAAAGTTGTCCTGAGAAAAATGTTGTTTCGACCGGAAAAAAAAAAGCCGAATAAGCCTGCAAAGTGTACAGAACTAATAATAAGTTGGTGCAAGTTGGTAAGTAGATATTTGGGTCATTGATGAACTTAACCCTGAAAGGGGGAAAAAGGGAAAAAATGGTAGATGCGGACATTGAAGGCCACCACAAGACTGGTTACCGACTGTCTACATTACAGGTCCATATCtgtcttgtttagatgccatccaaattctaagttttttcactctctttccatcacattaatttttaaccgtttgtatggagtattaaatgtaggtaaaaaaaaataactaattacatagtttagttgaaaatcacgagatgaatcttttgagcctagttgtccacgattggataatatttgctaaataagacgaaagtggcactattcatcgggttgaaattttttcgcaatctaaacgaggccctagtATGTAATGCAGGTCAGAAGCAGTCTTCTTGCACAGAATAAAAAGCTATGTAGTGGTTGTGGTGAGTGGTGACATCCTGACAACTCTTGCTTTCTTTGTGCCATTACTGGGTTTGGTCCGAGCGAGATATGGTTTTTCTCACTGAACTTCCTTTCATCTGTCCATATCTTATCAACATAACCAAGCCAGTAATTGGTAGGTTTGTAGGAATGGGCATAGCCCTACCTTTTGTCCCTATCATAttaaaggggtgtttggttctaaaatttatgtcacatcgaatatttagatactaataaggagcattaaatatagagtaattataaaactaattacatagatggaggttaatttctgagacgaatttttaaagtctaattaatctatcattagcatatgtttactgtagcaccacattgttaaatcatggactaattagggttaaaagattcgtcttgtaaattagtcgcaagttatgtaattagtctatatttaatattgtatacatgtgtctaaatatttaatgtgacagaaattttaagaGTTCCgggaaccaaacagcccctagCTATCAAGCCGGTGATTGATAGATTTGCTTGGCATGGCATCGTCATCTTCCATGTGATCAGAAACATCTGTTTTAAAGCTTTCCATGATGTATTGACACGTCTGCTAGTACTAGTATTGATTTATGTTCATTTGCTTAGGAATTAACGAATTGTTCAGCTTGGATTTCCGGTGATTGATTGATAGATTAGCTTGGCATCATGACCTTCCATGTGAtgatagcaacctctattttaaTGCTTTGCATGATGTCTTGGCTCACATATGTTTTTTATGAGTGTTTTACTTGCATAGGCACTAATGAATTATTTAGCCTGGATGTCTGGAAAGTTTTATCTTGCCAATAATAGTCATCCTACAA harbors:
- the LOC136517086 gene encoding uncharacterized protein gives rise to the protein MGYFEQVTPEGPETNQHDEQRSIRLHAFSDLSHVPAATFIYLLKDCYGYGTNKATSKFKILMQLVKVALHNGPQPGPFTYVVQCMYIVPLLGKTYSEGFSHMLTSSLRHLKSVESVQKDFLEAKHLAVQLVLDILDSVVPHENRILIKLLETFEIELRDVAHALYGSELDDDDLMKAREHLRQQVKRCMESESNAVAVALITRFSIQCCDESFIIKLIENNQLEIAEECATFMGKEMISLVIQKYLDIKMLKSANKLVKEHELTEEFPDVNYLYKESLVKKLAEKGCWDIAETRAKKETKLLEYLVYLAMEAGYMEKVDELCQRYSLESYVDSLVPEKVFCVSDYLDLKKLDVEEIVWVDEINGLLNATSNIEACKIIGMDCEWRPNFEKNTKPSKVSIIQIASDKVAFIIDLIKLYEDNPKALDSCLRRIMCSSKILKLGYDIQCDLHQLMQSYGELECFQSYEMLLDMQKLFKGVTGGLSGLSKEILGAGLNKSRRNSNWEQRPLTQNQKEYAALDAVVLVHIFHEHMRRQAQFGVSEGSKVEWKSHVVSRVNSTRRPLRF
- the LOC136518438 gene encoding uncharacterized protein; this translates as MGDYHRPYRGDLRSPPSSVPDPAFAHANGYFSSSASPHSHNGYFSPVFSKNDAFPGTGAGAGGDRRIEIYTTAPPPHLPPPPGHTLALPPPPGWKEGRLGGGGGGGGAGAGRKGGGGGGGTSMWCLSDPEMKRRRRVASYKAYSVEGKVKASLRRGLRWFKGKCSEIFHHGW